The Psychrosphaera ytuae genome includes a region encoding these proteins:
- a CDS encoding CoA-acylating methylmalonate-semialdehyde dehydrogenase, with translation MKQVPLFIGGEWVTSSSQRKIDVTNPATQEVIAQVPCATPSEMDAAIESAKAAFKTWKEVAISERARVMMRYAHLLKEHQEEIAGIICEELGKTHEDAMGDVWRGIEVVEHAANIPSMMMGETVENVARNIDTYSYTQPLGVCVGITPFNFPAMIPLWMFPLAIACGNTFILKPSEQDPLTPTRLVELFEQAGAPKGVLQVVHGDKEQVDRLLHEPEVKAISFVGSVGVGQYIYKTGTDNMKRVQAFLGAKNHMVVMPDANKDAVINNIVGASVGAAGQRCMAISVAVFVGEAQKWIPEIKEKLASVRPGHYSDKDAAYGPQITPQAKQRIEGLIEQGKKEGANCVLDGSNFTVEGYPDGNWVGPTMFTDVTTDMEIYKQEIFGPVFLTMNVDTLDDAIELINNNPYGNGTSIFTSSGGAARKYQHNIEVGQVGINIPIPVPLPFFSFTGWKGSFAGDQHAYGKQAVKFYTETKTITARWFEDDVAAAAGPNMSITLK, from the coding sequence ATGAAACAGGTTCCTTTATTTATCGGAGGTGAATGGGTTACTTCATCTTCACAAAGAAAAATAGATGTAACAAACCCAGCTACGCAAGAAGTGATTGCACAGGTACCTTGCGCGACTCCAAGTGAAATGGATGCAGCAATAGAAAGCGCGAAAGCCGCTTTTAAGACATGGAAAGAGGTGGCTATCTCTGAGCGTGCTCGTGTCATGATGCGATATGCGCACCTATTAAAAGAGCACCAAGAAGAAATCGCAGGTATTATTTGTGAAGAGTTAGGAAAAACTCACGAAGATGCGATGGGCGACGTGTGGCGAGGTATAGAAGTTGTAGAGCACGCGGCAAACATTCCATCTATGATGATGGGTGAAACAGTAGAAAACGTAGCGCGCAATATCGATACTTATTCTTACACGCAGCCTCTAGGTGTGTGTGTGGGAATCACACCATTTAACTTTCCTGCGATGATACCACTGTGGATGTTCCCACTAGCGATTGCTTGCGGTAATACATTTATCTTGAAACCTTCTGAGCAGGATCCATTAACACCTACGCGTTTGGTCGAGTTGTTTGAACAAGCTGGTGCACCAAAAGGTGTGTTACAAGTTGTACATGGTGATAAAGAGCAAGTGGATCGCTTGTTACACGAGCCGGAAGTAAAAGCGATTTCGTTTGTAGGCTCTGTTGGTGTAGGCCAGTACATTTACAAAACAGGTACTGATAACATGAAACGCGTTCAAGCGTTTTTAGGCGCGAAAAACCACATGGTGGTTATGCCAGATGCTAATAAAGACGCAGTGATTAATAATATTGTTGGTGCTTCGGTAGGTGCTGCAGGTCAAAGATGTATGGCAATTTCGGTTGCTGTATTTGTAGGGGAGGCTCAAAAGTGGATCCCAGAAATCAAAGAGAAGCTTGCATCTGTCCGCCCAGGTCATTATTCAGATAAAGACGCAGCTTACGGACCTCAAATTACGCCACAAGCGAAACAACGTATCGAAGGTTTAATTGAACAAGGTAAAAAGGAAGGTGCTAATTGCGTACTCGACGGTTCTAATTTTACTGTTGAAGGTTACCCAGACGGTAACTGGGTTGGTCCAACTATGTTCACCGATGTCACAACAGATATGGAGATCTACAAACAAGAGATCTTTGGACCGGTCTTTTTGACAATGAATGTCGATACACTTGATGACGCCATTGAATTAATCAATAACAATCCATATGGTAATGGTACTTCTATCTTTACATCTTCGGGTGGCGCGGCACGTAAATACCAACACAATATCGAAGTTGGTCAGGTAGGTATTAACATTCCAATTCCTGTTCCTCTGCCATTTTTCTCGTTTACCGGTTGGAAAGGATCGTTTGCTGGAGACCAACATGCCTATGGTAAGCAAGCTGTTAAGTTTTATACTGAAACAAAAACAATTACGGCTCGTTGGTTTGAAGATGATGTCGCTGCGGCAGCAGGTCCAAACATGTCTATCACATTAAAGTAG
- the phoR gene encoding phosphate regulon sensor histidine kinase PhoR translates to MYQKRSIGQVVFRLMWIYAPFGILGYAAGFFIEASFAFCFLIIGIHYWQLHKLTHWLWHQRGIYPPKALGVWSSVFDGIYSQQKRNAKKRNDLSALVRRFRLGAEALPDGVVIYDETRHIFWCNKIAQDMLGLQWPADKGIRIDNLIRMPEFIDYLDDQAYHEPLEIPSPTNENHTYEIRVVPFETDKWTVIVRDITQLNQLEQMRKDFIANVSHELKTPLTVMRGYLEMTKDFCDIDEPMWNKAHKMMSEQTTRMDDLVSQLLSLSKIEQQGADVEMQELDVAALLNVLAEEAKSLSGGKHTIVTDIDPTLKVMGNQSELRSAFSNLVFNAVRYTPQDGQIKIKWNLTKSGKAKFSVKDTGVGIDPAHIPRLTERFYRVDEARTRQTGGAGLGLSIVKHALAHHKSKLEISSEVGKGSTFSFRFPKSLVRQHIQPQ, encoded by the coding sequence ATGTATCAAAAACGTTCTATCGGGCAAGTTGTTTTCCGCTTAATGTGGATATATGCCCCATTTGGAATTCTAGGGTACGCTGCTGGTTTCTTTATTGAAGCCAGTTTTGCTTTCTGCTTTCTGATTATCGGAATCCATTATTGGCAACTGCATAAGTTGACTCATTGGTTGTGGCACCAACGAGGAATTTACCCACCAAAAGCACTAGGTGTTTGGTCTTCTGTATTCGACGGTATATATTCTCAACAAAAAAGAAACGCCAAAAAACGCAACGATTTGTCCGCCCTTGTCCGTCGATTTAGGCTAGGCGCTGAAGCATTACCTGACGGCGTCGTTATCTACGACGAAACACGCCATATTTTTTGGTGTAATAAAATCGCCCAAGACATGTTAGGCCTACAGTGGCCGGCAGACAAAGGGATCCGTATCGATAACTTAATCCGAATGCCGGAGTTTATCGATTACTTGGATGATCAGGCTTATCACGAGCCGTTGGAGATCCCGTCACCAACTAACGAAAATCACACTTATGAAATACGTGTTGTTCCATTTGAAACAGACAAATGGACAGTAATCGTGCGCGACATTACGCAATTGAACCAACTTGAACAAATGCGCAAAGACTTCATCGCCAATGTATCTCATGAACTCAAAACCCCACTCACGGTAATGCGGGGTTATCTCGAAATGACCAAAGACTTCTGTGATATTGACGAACCTATGTGGAATAAAGCTCATAAAATGATGAGTGAACAAACCACGCGTATGGATGACCTAGTGTCTCAATTGTTATCGCTATCTAAAATCGAACAACAAGGCGCAGACGTTGAAATGCAAGAATTAGATGTTGCCGCATTGTTAAATGTTCTAGCTGAAGAAGCAAAGAGCCTGTCGGGTGGTAAACACACTATAGTGACTGACATAGATCCAACCTTAAAGGTAATGGGTAACCAATCGGAATTACGAAGTGCATTTTCTAACCTTGTATTTAACGCTGTACGCTACACGCCTCAGGATGGCCAAATAAAAATAAAATGGAACCTAACGAAATCTGGTAAAGCAAAATTTTCGGTTAAAGATACCGGCGTAGGTATTGATCCGGCTCACATACCTAGATTAACAGAACGCTTCTACCGAGTTGATGAGGCTCGCACACGTCAAACCGGTGGTGCAGGTTTAGGACTATCGATAGTCAAACACGCCCTCGCCCACCACAAATCAAAACTGGAAATTAGCAGTGAAGTTGGCAAGGGCAGTACATTTTCTTTTCGCTTTCCTAAGTCATTGGTAAGACAACACATCCAACCACAATAA
- a CDS encoding RNA methyltransferase, translating to MLSKNQQKTLKALATKKERRLTGQFLVQGEKNVLELLNSSLELVSLFVTETFADKHFKFLATRPIHIVNEEELSKVSSITSNNAAIAIVKQPVFELGEMSGVVLALDDVNDPGNLGTIIRLADWYGIEHLVLSQQTADVYNPKTISATMGAFTRVKTYRTDLKAFLNKQSKPIWGAFLDGQSIHDCSAPTDMIIVLGNESHGISKEISELVTDKITIPKYGQSESLNVAMATGIILDNVRRTQS from the coding sequence ATGCTCTCAAAAAACCAACAAAAAACATTAAAAGCGCTTGCAACCAAAAAAGAACGAAGACTTACAGGCCAGTTCTTAGTACAAGGTGAAAAAAATGTACTTGAGCTTTTAAACTCTTCTCTGGAGCTCGTCAGTTTGTTTGTAACGGAGACGTTCGCCGACAAACATTTCAAATTTTTGGCTACTAGGCCAATACACATTGTCAACGAAGAAGAACTATCGAAGGTTAGCAGTATTACTAGTAACAATGCAGCTATTGCTATTGTCAAACAGCCAGTGTTCGAACTTGGTGAAATGTCAGGTGTGGTGTTGGCACTTGATGACGTTAACGACCCTGGGAATTTAGGGACTATTATTCGGTTGGCGGATTGGTACGGTATCGAGCACCTAGTTTTGAGTCAACAAACTGCTGACGTTTATAACCCAAAAACTATTAGTGCAACTATGGGTGCCTTCACAAGAGTAAAAACCTACCGCACTGACTTAAAAGCCTTTTTAAACAAACAGTCCAAGCCAATTTGGGGCGCATTTTTAGATGGTCAGTCGATTCATGATTGCTCCGCTCCAACGGACATGATTATTGTATTAGGCAACGAGTCACATGGTATTAGTAAAGAGATAAGTGAACTGGTAACAGACAAAATTACCATACCTAAATATGGTCAGTCAGAATCTCTCAATGTTGCTATGGCGACAGGCATCATCCTAGATAACGTAAGGCGCACACAGAGTTAG
- a CDS encoding acyl-CoA dehydrogenase family protein, protein MNFELNDDQRAFIDLAKQFSDAELAPNAAKWDEEHIFPKDVMAKAGELGFCGLYSPEEAGGMGLSRLDSSLIFEELSKGCTTTTAMLTIHNMATWMIATWGTENVKETWCPGLVMGEQLASYCLTEPGSGSDAAALRTTAKRDGDEYVINGSKMFISGAGETDVLVVMVRTGEAGPKGISAVVIPADAPGVIYGKAEEKLGWNAQPTRLITFEDVRIPVENLLAEEGDGFKLAMKGLDGGRINIATCSVGTAQQALETATAYMKERSQFGKPLAAFQALQFKLADMATELVAARQMVRLAAFKLDNGDPEATAYCAMAKRFATDIGFQVCNEALQLHGGYGYIKEYPLERHFRDVRVHQILEGTNEIMRLIIARRLLDDAAADIL, encoded by the coding sequence ATGAATTTCGAATTAAATGATGACCAACGTGCATTCATCGACTTGGCAAAACAATTTTCCGATGCTGAATTAGCGCCGAACGCTGCGAAGTGGGATGAGGAACACATTTTTCCAAAAGACGTGATGGCAAAAGCGGGGGAGCTTGGTTTTTGCGGATTGTACTCACCAGAAGAAGCCGGAGGAATGGGGTTATCTCGCCTAGATTCGTCTTTAATATTTGAAGAATTGTCCAAAGGCTGTACGACAACAACGGCGATGTTAACGATTCACAACATGGCCACCTGGATGATTGCGACTTGGGGCACTGAAAATGTAAAAGAAACTTGGTGTCCTGGTTTAGTTATGGGCGAGCAACTAGCATCATACTGCCTAACGGAACCTGGTTCAGGTTCTGATGCGGCTGCACTTCGAACCACTGCTAAGCGCGATGGCGATGAGTATGTTATCAATGGTTCGAAAATGTTCATTAGCGGCGCCGGTGAAACCGATGTATTGGTGGTTATGGTAAGGACCGGAGAAGCAGGTCCTAAAGGTATTTCCGCTGTTGTTATTCCTGCCGATGCACCAGGCGTTATTTACGGAAAAGCTGAAGAAAAATTGGGTTGGAATGCCCAACCAACCAGGTTAATTACATTTGAAGATGTTCGCATTCCAGTTGAAAACCTTCTAGCAGAAGAAGGTGATGGCTTTAAGTTAGCGATGAAAGGCTTGGATGGTGGGCGTATTAACATAGCCACTTGTTCTGTCGGTACGGCTCAACAAGCTTTGGAGACTGCTACTGCTTACATGAAGGAACGCTCACAATTTGGTAAACCGTTAGCTGCATTTCAAGCTTTGCAGTTTAAGCTCGCTGACATGGCTACTGAGTTAGTCGCTGCCCGTCAAATGGTTCGTTTGGCGGCGTTCAAACTGGATAATGGTGACCCTGAAGCGACGGCATATTGTGCTATGGCTAAGCGTTTTGCGACCGACATAGGCTTCCAAGTTTGTAATGAAGCGTTACAGCTTCACGGTGGTTACGGTTATATCAAAGAGTATCCGCTTGAACGTCACTTCCGAGACGTGAGAGTACACCAAATTTTAGAAGGTACTAATGAAATCATGCGTCTAATCATCGCCCGTCGATTACTCGATGACGCAGCCGCAGATATTCTATAA
- a CDS encoding methyl-accepting chemotaxis protein, producing MKFSLGTNIKQKLIINAALVAAGMVFMLLLLIYSNSKNMSYTQALQLLETFNTGTYKLKSGAQAFLETKDLTDVENFNQLVEKETQQIAKFKKVLQEQSFPTKGLDSFQAALTRYNNSFNIVVELQKKIGLNPKDGLYGDLRGAVHNIETLLSEQNNYLLLTDMLQLRRAEKDFMLRFDLKYLDKFNDGVDTLSSNIRMSDIDPATQSTLQSYLSDYKKKFRTLVDAETEKGLDAQSGVRAELDKSVNDLKSAMATMSNQINDAIVSAQTKTQIAGFVLFAGLTIVVLASTYVTSTKVLTPIKEISSSISLVREENDLTTDLTFDGSDEVSAMGRQFNDLIKEFRELINKVISAVQALDSATNSLVNNSRHNQDSLDLQLKETESVAAAVTEMGATIKEIVSNTEDAAAKALSSNDNAEQGYTQVNLTIDSIKQLSDNLAIAVQDVTELAEESKNVGSVLDVIRGIAEQTNLLALNAAIEAARAGEHGRGFAVVADEVRTLAMRTQESTKEIENIISSLQGRIGSIVNVIDQCQEQGNNSTQRAAEAGDKLNSITADVKVIMDMNTQIATAIEQQSKAAEEVNQNVVAIRDVADNSFQRAKDNAKSSTQISDQAQILRSFIEKYKV from the coding sequence ATGAAGTTCAGCCTAGGCACCAACATCAAACAAAAATTGATCATCAATGCAGCACTCGTTGCTGCCGGCATGGTCTTCATGCTTTTGCTTTTGATTTATTCAAATTCAAAAAACATGAGCTACACACAAGCGCTGCAATTACTTGAAACCTTTAACACGGGTACTTACAAACTTAAATCAGGTGCGCAAGCATTCTTAGAGACGAAAGACCTTACCGACGTCGAAAATTTTAATCAGCTAGTTGAAAAAGAAACTCAGCAAATAGCTAAGTTTAAGAAAGTTTTACAAGAACAATCATTCCCGACCAAAGGACTCGATAGTTTTCAAGCTGCACTAACCCGCTATAACAATTCCTTTAACATAGTCGTTGAGCTACAGAAAAAAATAGGTCTAAATCCGAAAGATGGTTTGTACGGAGATTTGCGAGGAGCAGTTCACAACATAGAAACCTTGTTAAGTGAACAGAATAATTACTTGTTATTGACTGATATGTTGCAGCTACGTCGTGCTGAAAAGGACTTTATGCTTCGATTTGATCTAAAGTATCTGGATAAATTTAATGATGGCGTAGATACCCTAAGCAGTAATATTCGCATGTCAGACATAGACCCTGCGACCCAATCAACACTTCAGTCATATCTATCTGACTACAAAAAGAAGTTTAGAACGCTTGTTGATGCCGAGACTGAAAAAGGATTGGATGCTCAATCTGGTGTTAGGGCTGAGTTGGATAAGTCAGTTAATGATTTAAAATCAGCCATGGCAACTATGTCTAATCAAATAAATGACGCGATTGTAAGCGCCCAAACCAAAACACAAATCGCAGGATTTGTCTTGTTTGCAGGTTTAACTATTGTCGTACTTGCGTCTACTTACGTTACAAGCACCAAAGTACTGACACCAATTAAAGAAATATCTTCTTCTATCTCTCTAGTCCGTGAAGAGAATGATCTTACTACAGATTTAACCTTTGATGGTTCGGATGAAGTCTCTGCAATGGGGAGACAATTTAATGATTTAATCAAAGAGTTCCGAGAATTAATCAATAAGGTTATCAGTGCAGTTCAAGCACTCGACTCAGCAACAAACAGTCTGGTAAATAACTCCCGACACAACCAAGATTCGCTAGATTTACAATTGAAAGAGACAGAATCTGTTGCTGCAGCCGTAACGGAAATGGGCGCGACCATTAAAGAAATTGTGAGTAATACCGAAGACGCCGCAGCTAAAGCATTGAGCAGTAACGACAATGCCGAGCAAGGGTACACACAAGTTAATCTAACAATTGATAGTATTAAACAGCTATCAGACAATCTGGCGATAGCCGTTCAGGATGTAACAGAGTTAGCGGAGGAGAGTAAAAATGTCGGCTCTGTATTGGATGTCATTCGAGGCATTGCCGAACAAACTAACTTATTGGCGTTGAATGCCGCAATTGAAGCAGCTCGAGCCGGCGAGCACGGTCGCGGTTTTGCGGTAGTTGCAGATGAAGTCCGTACCTTAGCAATGAGAACACAAGAATCGACCAAAGAGATTGAAAATATCATCTCATCTTTACAAGGTCGAATCGGTTCAATTGTTAACGTGATTGATCAGTGTCAAGAACAAGGAAATAACTCTACGCAGAGAGCGGCTGAGGCTGGCGACAAACTAAATTCCATCACGGCTGACGTTAAAGTTATTATGGATATGAATACCCAAATAGCGACGGCGATCGAGCAACAAAGTAAAGCAGCCGAAGAAGTAAATCAGAACGTTGTTGCAATCAGAGATGTCGCTGACAACTCATTTCAAAGAGCGAAAGACAACGCCAAAAGTAGCACTCAAATATCAGATCAAGCACAGATTCTTCGATCTTTTATTGAGAAATACAAAGTGTAG
- a CDS encoding NAD(P)-dependent oxidoreductase — translation MKVSFIGLGVMGYPMAGHLQKSGFDVTVFNRTTSKAQAWQAEYGGTYATTPGLAAEGAQLIFICVGNDDDVRAVLNGSDGVFNSAQSGAIIIDNTTTSAELAREMAEQAKGHKLSFLDAPVSGGQAGAENGVLTVMVGGEQADFDFAKPAIDSFSKFSKLMGPVGSGQLTKMVNQICIAGVVQGLAEGLHFARSAGLDGVEVVEAISKGAAGSWQMDNRHQTMWKGEYDFGFAIDWMRKDLGFALDEAKRNGSHLPVTALVDQFYSEVQAMQGNRWDTSSLLARLERYRAN, via the coding sequence ATGAAAGTCAGCTTTATCGGCCTAGGTGTAATGGGCTATCCAATGGCCGGACACTTACAGAAGTCTGGTTTCGATGTCACTGTATTTAATCGTACTACAAGCAAAGCTCAAGCATGGCAAGCTGAATACGGTGGCACTTATGCCACGACTCCAGGCCTAGCGGCAGAAGGTGCGCAGTTGATATTTATTTGTGTCGGAAACGATGATGATGTTAGAGCCGTATTAAATGGCTCGGATGGCGTATTTAACTCAGCGCAGTCAGGTGCGATCATAATAGATAACACAACAACGTCAGCAGAATTAGCACGTGAAATGGCCGAACAAGCGAAAGGTCACAAGTTGTCCTTTTTAGATGCACCAGTTTCTGGTGGTCAGGCAGGCGCTGAAAATGGTGTATTAACTGTTATGGTTGGTGGTGAACAGGCAGATTTTGACTTTGCCAAACCGGCAATAGATTCGTTTTCTAAATTTAGTAAATTAATGGGACCCGTTGGCTCCGGTCAATTAACCAAAATGGTTAATCAAATTTGTATTGCAGGTGTGGTGCAGGGACTTGCAGAGGGTTTGCATTTTGCTCGTTCTGCCGGCCTAGATGGAGTTGAAGTTGTGGAGGCAATCTCAAAAGGAGCCGCAGGTAGTTGGCAAATGGACAATCGCCATCAGACTATGTGGAAAGGCGAGTACGACTTTGGTTTCGCTATTGACTGGATGCGCAAAGACTTGGGATTTGCATTAGATGAGGCGAAGCGCAACGGATCTCATTTACCGGTCACAGCTTTGGTAGATCAGTTTTATTCTGAAGTCCAAGCAATGCAGGGAAATCGATGGGATACATCAAGCTTGTTAGCAAGGCTTGAGAGATATAGAGCAAACTAA
- a CDS encoding AraC family transcriptional regulator: protein MSVTSQWPLPKSSVRFLVPKPMVKQLEISSLSRGLVPLAFGFYENALGHGIARPEHTDNLILLCVGGKGTLQVNGKTFTITKNQIVFLPRGTAHKYKADNHEPWSIYWAHLQGHLFDEFMDIIGVNQQNLVLDLTAPESIVAEFDALIQSRYMGYQLNRFFVASNMLKKILSLISLQTPIVNIQAERHFSEHSIHAYFEENVESLLTLDDMACYFGMSKFYFAKKFQLLMNNSPVKYFLEIKVQYACKLLDSTELNIKTISKTVGYEDQYYFSRLFKSTMGLSPTQYRQSIHGQ from the coding sequence TTGAGTGTTACTTCACAATGGCCCCTACCTAAATCCAGTGTTCGCTTTTTAGTCCCCAAGCCAATGGTTAAACAATTGGAGATCAGTAGTTTATCTCGTGGTTTAGTCCCCTTAGCCTTTGGTTTTTATGAAAATGCATTGGGTCATGGCATTGCTCGCCCGGAGCATACGGACAATCTTATCTTGCTGTGCGTCGGAGGTAAGGGTACGCTGCAGGTCAATGGCAAAACATTTACAATAACCAAAAACCAAATCGTGTTTTTGCCCCGGGGCACCGCTCACAAATATAAAGCTGACAATCATGAGCCCTGGTCTATTTATTGGGCTCATCTGCAAGGTCATCTTTTTGATGAGTTCATGGATATTATTGGTGTTAACCAACAAAATTTAGTACTTGATTTAACCGCTCCAGAATCTATCGTTGCCGAATTTGATGCGCTTATTCAATCTAGGTATATGGGTTATCAACTCAATCGATTTTTTGTTGCCTCAAATATGCTCAAAAAGATCTTAAGTTTAATTTCATTACAAACCCCTATCGTCAATATCCAAGCAGAGCGTCATTTTAGTGAACACAGCATTCATGCTTATTTTGAAGAGAACGTAGAGTCGCTACTGACATTAGATGACATGGCTTGCTACTTTGGAATGTCCAAATTTTATTTTGCAAAAAAGTTTCAACTTTTAATGAACAACAGCCCCGTTAAATATTTTTTGGAAATCAAGGTGCAGTATGCCTGTAAACTGCTAGACTCTACTGAGCTGAACATTAAAACGATTTCAAAAACAGTGGGTTATGAAGACCAGTATTATTTTTCTCGGCTATTTAAAAGTACTATGGGTTTATCACCAACCCAGTACCGACAATCTATACATGGTCAATAG
- a CDS encoding tryptophan 2,3-dioxygenase, whose translation MSCPHQNNFRELESSIHTDFKEEMSYGDYLNLEEILNAQHPLSKEHDEMLFIIIHQASELWLKLAGHELAAAMRFIENEQFGPAFKVISRVKQIFIQLTQSWNILSTLTPVDYLKFRDALGKSSGFQSFGYRSIEFMLGNKNKSLIEVHNSNSQAYDTLTNLSNAPSLYDIVIKIMAKRGFDIEPRLLDRDFNQPYERHDSVLNAWVEVYNHADTHFELYELAEKLMDIEDSFQNWRFKHMYTVQRIIGNKVGTGGSSGVEFLKKALDISFFPELLELRTKL comes from the coding sequence ATGAGCTGTCCACATCAAAATAACTTTAGAGAGCTAGAATCTTCTATTCATACTGATTTTAAAGAAGAAATGTCATATGGTGACTATCTGAACCTCGAAGAAATTTTAAATGCCCAACACCCTTTGTCAAAAGAGCACGACGAAATGCTCTTTATCATTATTCATCAAGCGAGTGAACTTTGGTTAAAACTTGCGGGTCATGAGTTAGCTGCTGCGATGCGTTTTATAGAGAATGAACAATTTGGCCCAGCGTTTAAGGTAATATCTAGAGTAAAACAGATCTTTATCCAGTTAACACAGTCCTGGAACATTTTATCAACGTTAACTCCTGTCGATTATTTGAAGTTTCGTGATGCACTTGGTAAGTCCTCCGGGTTTCAATCCTTTGGTTACCGCTCGATTGAGTTTATGTTAGGGAACAAAAACAAAAGCCTTATCGAAGTTCACAACTCTAATTCACAAGCATATGACACACTGACAAACCTAAGTAACGCTCCTAGTTTATATGACATTGTCATCAAAATTATGGCAAAGCGCGGGTTTGATATAGAGCCTCGTTTACTCGACAGAGACTTTAATCAACCTTACGAGAGACATGATAGTGTTCTAAACGCATGGGTAGAAGTTTATAATCACGCCGATACACATTTCGAACTCTATGAGCTTGCCGAAAAACTAATGGATATAGAAGACTCTTTCCAAAACTGGCGTTTTAAGCACATGTACACAGTACAACGTATTATCGGAAACAAAGTCGGGACAGGTGGTTCATCTGGCGTAGAGTTTTTAAAAAAGGCATTGGATATTAGTTTTTTCCCTGAGCTCTTAGAGCTCAGAACTAAGCTCTGA
- the phoB gene encoding phosphate regulon transcriptional regulator PhoB, with protein sequence MSHKILIIEDEFAIREMLTFVIEQNGYKAISAENYNDAQQLLMDETPALILLDWMLPGMSGIQVAKKIKQSDSYKHIPIIMLTARSEEDDKIQGLEVGADDYITKPFSPKELIARIKAVLRRTQPTATDDPIEIVGLRLDPTSHRVTLEGSDLHLGPMEFKLLHFFMTHQERVYSRDQLLDNVWGTNTYVEDRTVDVHIRRLRKALITHDKLIQTVRGSGYRFSTRMD encoded by the coding sequence ATGTCACATAAAATATTAATCATTGAAGATGAATTTGCGATTCGCGAAATGCTGACGTTCGTTATCGAGCAAAACGGTTACAAGGCAATCTCTGCCGAAAACTATAACGATGCGCAGCAACTACTTATGGATGAGACCCCGGCACTAATCTTATTAGACTGGATGTTACCGGGTATGTCAGGTATTCAGGTTGCCAAAAAAATAAAACAATCAGATAGCTACAAGCACATCCCTATCATCATGCTTACAGCTCGCAGTGAGGAAGATGATAAAATCCAAGGCCTAGAAGTAGGTGCTGATGATTACATCACTAAACCTTTTTCACCTAAAGAGTTAATTGCTCGTATCAAAGCCGTATTGCGAAGAACTCAACCAACCGCAACGGATGACCCTATTGAAATTGTTGGCTTGCGCTTAGATCCTACTAGTCATCGCGTGACTTTAGAAGGAAGCGATCTACACTTAGGTCCAATGGAATTTAAGTTACTGCACTTTTTCATGACGCATCAAGAGCGCGTTTATAGCCGTGATCAATTATTAGATAACGTATGGGGAACAAACACCTACGTCGAAGATCGCACGGTTGATGTTCATATCAGAAGGTTGCGTAAAGCACTCATAACTCACGATAAACTGATCCAAACGGTTCGTGGATCTGGCTATCGTTTTTCAACAAGAATGGACTAA